One part of the Algibacter sp. L1A34 genome encodes these proteins:
- the mutS gene encoding DNA mismatch repair protein MutS, whose translation MATKSKKVTPLMKQYNAIKAKYPDALLLFRVGDFYETFGSDAVKTAGILGIILTKRGAGSESEIELAGFPHHSLNTYLPKLVKAGERVAICDQLEDPKQTKNIVKRGVTELVTPGVALNDEVLVSKSNNFLCSVYFDKKYIGISFLDISTGEFLTSQGNAEYIDKLLQNFSPSEVLVSKQKRAKFNETFGDDFHTFYLEDWVYQTDYAYETLTKHFDTKTLKGFGIEDLYEGIIASGSILHYLGETQHHKLQHITSISRIAEDDYVWMDRFTIRNLELYNSTNNNAVTLLNVIDKTISPMGGRLLKRWLALPLKNVAKIKQRHEVVQFLTTEDVTLQTVQNHILGIGDLERLISKVATTKVNPREVIQLKNSLEAIVPIKTLASDCDNESLRIIGDTLQSCEVLRAKIIETLNEEAPVNVLKGNSIAEGFSKELDELRALSTSGKDYLNGMLARESERTGITSLKIASNNVFGYYIEVRNTHKDKVPEEWIRKQTLVNAERYITEELKEYEAKILGAEDKIQAIEQKLFADLVSWMNQYIKAVQQNAYLIGQIDCLCGFAQLAKDNSYIYPVIDESHDLEIKEGRHPVIEKQLPIGEAYIANDVFLDRTTQQLIMITGPNMSGKSAILRQTALIVLLAQMGSFVPAKEARIGLVDKIFTRVGASDNISMGESTFMVEMNETASILNNISERSLVLLDEIGRGTSTYDGISIAWAISEYLHEHPAKPKTLFATHYHELNEMTETFGRIKNFNVSVKELKDNVLFLRKLVEGGSAHSFGIHVAKMAGMPQQVLHRANKILQKLEKSHSSEELTNKVKLMQDDMQLSFFNLDDPLLENIKEEILDIDIDTLTPVEALMKLNEIKRMLVKKKQA comes from the coding sequence TTGGCAACAAAAAGTAAAAAAGTAACACCGTTAATGAAACAGTACAACGCCATCAAGGCTAAATATCCTGATGCTTTGTTGCTGTTTAGAGTGGGCGATTTTTACGAAACCTTTGGTTCTGATGCAGTAAAAACGGCAGGGATTTTAGGTATTATTTTAACCAAGCGTGGTGCAGGTAGCGAAAGCGAGATTGAATTGGCTGGTTTTCCGCATCATTCATTAAACACCTATTTACCTAAATTGGTAAAGGCTGGAGAGCGTGTGGCTATTTGCGATCAACTCGAAGACCCGAAACAAACTAAAAATATTGTAAAGCGTGGTGTAACAGAACTTGTAACACCTGGTGTAGCATTAAACGATGAGGTTTTAGTGTCTAAATCGAACAATTTTTTATGTTCGGTTTATTTTGATAAAAAATATATCGGTATTTCATTTTTAGATATTTCTACAGGTGAGTTTTTAACATCGCAAGGTAATGCCGAGTATATCGATAAATTACTTCAAAATTTTAGTCCGAGTGAAGTTTTAGTCTCTAAGCAAAAACGCGCTAAGTTTAATGAAACCTTTGGAGACGATTTTCATACCTTTTATTTAGAAGATTGGGTGTATCAAACCGATTATGCCTACGAAACCTTAACAAAGCACTTTGATACTAAAACATTAAAAGGTTTTGGAATAGAAGATTTGTACGAAGGTATTATTGCTTCTGGTTCTATCCTGCATTATTTAGGAGAAACACAGCACCATAAATTACAGCATATTACATCTATTTCGCGTATTGCAGAAGATGATTATGTTTGGATGGATCGATTTACTATTCGTAACCTCGAACTTTATAATTCTACAAATAATAATGCCGTAACCCTTTTAAACGTTATCGATAAAACTATTTCACCAATGGGTGGTAGGTTATTAAAGCGTTGGTTGGCTTTGCCTTTGAAAAATGTGGCGAAAATAAAACAGCGCCATGAGGTTGTTCAATTTTTAACAACAGAAGATGTTACGCTGCAAACTGTTCAAAACCATATATTAGGAATTGGAGATTTAGAGCGTTTAATTTCTAAAGTGGCTACCACTAAAGTGAATCCGCGTGAGGTTATTCAACTTAAAAATTCATTAGAAGCTATTGTGCCAATAAAAACGTTGGCATCCGATTGCGATAATGAATCTCTGAGAATTATTGGAGACACACTGCAAAGTTGTGAAGTGCTTCGTGCTAAAATTATAGAAACTTTAAATGAAGAAGCCCCAGTAAATGTTTTAAAAGGGAATAGTATTGCTGAAGGTTTTTCGAAAGAATTAGATGAGTTACGAGCGCTATCAACTTCCGGGAAAGATTATTTAAACGGTATGTTAGCCCGCGAAAGTGAGCGTACAGGTATTACATCGCTTAAAATAGCATCCAACAATGTGTTTGGTTACTATATAGAAGTTCGAAATACGCATAAAGATAAAGTGCCAGAAGAATGGATTAGAAAACAAACTTTGGTAAATGCCGAACGTTATATTACTGAAGAATTAAAAGAATACGAAGCCAAAATTTTAGGGGCCGAAGATAAAATACAAGCCATTGAGCAAAAACTGTTTGCTGATTTGGTGAGTTGGATGAACCAATATATAAAGGCTGTGCAACAAAACGCTTATTTAATAGGGCAAATAGATTGCTTATGCGGTTTTGCGCAATTGGCAAAAGATAATAGTTACATCTATCCTGTGATAGATGAGTCTCACGATTTAGAAATTAAGGAAGGGCGCCACCCAGTAATTGAAAAGCAATTACCTATTGGTGAAGCTTATATTGCCAATGATGTGTTTTTAGATAGAACTACACAACAACTTATCATGATTACTGGGCCTAACATGTCTGGTAAGTCGGCTATTTTACGTCAAACAGCACTTATTGTGCTCTTGGCTCAAATGGGAAGTTTTGTACCTGCAAAAGAGGCTAGAATAGGTTTGGTAGATAAAATATTTACTAGAGTAGGAGCTAGTGATAATATTTCGATGGGCGAGTCTACTTTTATGGTGGAAATGAATGAGACGGCTTCTATTCTAAATAACATCTCAGAGCGTAGTTTGGTGTTGCTAGATGAAATTGGTCGTGGAACAAGTACATACGATGGCATTTCTATTGCTTGGGCTATTAGTGAATATTTACACGAGCATCCAGCAAAACCGAAAACCTTGTTTGCAACACATTATCATGAGTTGAATGAAATGACGGAAACTTTTGGGCGCATTAAAAACTTTAATGTTTCTGTGAAAGAATTAAAAGACAATGTACTTTTCTTAAGAAAGCTAGTTGAAGGAGGAAGTGCGCATAGTTTTGGTATACATGTGGCAAAAATGGCGGGTATGCCACAGCAAGTTTTGCACCGCGCCAACAAAATTCTACAAAAATTAGAGAAGTCGCATTCTAGTGAAGAACTCACAAATAAGGTAAAATTGATGCAAGACGATATGCAACTCAGTTTTTTTAATTTAGACGATCCATTACTCGAAAATATTAAAGAAGAAATTTTAGATATTGATATTGATACACTTACACCGGTAGAAGCACTTATGAAACTTAATGAAATTAAGCGCATGTTGGTTAAGAAAAAGCAAGCTTAA
- a CDS encoding LytR/AlgR family response regulator transcription factor, with the protein MKCIIIDDEPLAIDVVESYVQQVGGIEIVAKCTNPLEAITLLNKHQVDLVFLDIEMPNLTGIDLVKAIDNIPQFIFTTAYPEYALDGFNLNATDYLVKPIPFHRFLKAISRAKEKYELENKVIISTPLKEGMTPVNVDNFIFVKSEYENIKINIDTIIYLQGLKDYIKIYTSNTQKPVLTLSSFKDILDKLPASKFIRVHKSYVVSIEHIKAIQKSKILVGDIRIPVGETYKETVMKRLGV; encoded by the coding sequence ATGAAATGTATTATTATAGACGATGAACCTCTAGCTATTGACGTTGTAGAATCATACGTTCAGCAAGTTGGTGGTATAGAAATTGTTGCAAAATGCACAAATCCTCTAGAAGCTATTACACTTTTAAATAAGCATCAAGTAGATTTAGTATTTTTAGATATTGAAATGCCTAACCTTACCGGAATAGATTTGGTAAAAGCTATTGATAACATACCACAATTTATTTTCACGACGGCATATCCAGAATACGCTTTAGATGGTTTTAACTTGAATGCTACCGATTATTTGGTTAAACCTATTCCGTTTCATCGGTTTCTGAAAGCGATTTCTCGTGCTAAAGAAAAATACGAGCTAGAAAACAAAGTGATTATAAGCACACCTTTAAAAGAAGGAATGACACCTGTTAATGTTGATAATTTTATTTTTGTAAAATCGGAATACGAAAATATTAAAATAAATATTGACACTATTATTTATCTTCAAGGCTTAAAAGATTATATAAAAATTTACACATCTAATACGCAAAAGCCCGTATTAACTTTATCGAGCTTTAAAGATATACTAGATAAACTGCCAGCTTCAAAATTTATTCGTGTTCATAAATCTTATGTAGTTAGTATTGAACATATAAAAGCCATACAAAAATCTAAAATTCTAGTTGGCGATATCCGAATTCCCGTAGGCGAAACTTATAAGGAAACCGTTATGAAACGCTTGGGCGTATAA
- a CDS encoding sensor histidine kinase produces METMAQSSFFGIKNRKQIMLHISIWTIFIFMHLIQARPGQDLINFSNSSLFVINIILFYLNYLILVPKLLLQKKTGLYVFCAIVFIAFFTFLFKELSFEVNKTFNLFDRNLELDRGPRPRHFFWGLKGAMIAINSFLILAIGTIIRMYTEWSSNEITKKQIEAQKSSSELHFLKNQISPHFLFNSLNSIYSLTTKKSNDAPEAVITLSELLRYMLYQTNQDFVLLSNELDYIQNYLKLQRLRIANNEHVTINIHGGINSQKNKTPTTYFLY; encoded by the coding sequence ATGGAAACCATGGCCCAGTCTTCCTTTTTTGGAATAAAGAACAGAAAACAAATTATGCTCCACATCTCTATATGGACCATTTTTATTTTTATGCATTTAATTCAAGCCAGGCCAGGGCAAGATTTAATAAATTTTAGTAATAGTTCGCTTTTTGTAATAAATATTATTTTATTTTATCTCAACTATTTAATATTAGTTCCCAAATTACTACTTCAAAAAAAAACAGGCTTATATGTTTTCTGTGCTATTGTGTTTATTGCATTTTTCACATTTTTGTTTAAAGAATTAAGCTTTGAAGTAAATAAAACATTTAATCTTTTCGATAGAAACCTTGAACTAGATAGAGGCCCAAGACCAAGACATTTTTTTTGGGGACTTAAAGGCGCCATGATAGCAATTAATAGTTTTTTAATATTAGCTATTGGCACCATAATAAGAATGTATACCGAATGGAGTAGCAACGAAATAACAAAAAAACAAATTGAAGCACAAAAATCATCATCCGAACTTCATTTTTTAAAAAATCAAATTAGTCCTCACTTTTTATTTAACTCCTTAAATAGCATTTATTCGCTTACCACAAAAAAATCTAATGATGCACCAGAAGCTGTGATTACACTTTCGGAATTATTGCGCTATATGCTGTATCAAACCAATCAAGATTTTGTGTTATTGAGTAACGAACTAGATTATATTCAGAATTATTTAAAGCTTCAACGTTTACGTATTGCCAATAACGAACATGTCACCATAAACATTCACGGAGGCATAAATAGCCAAAAAAATAAGACCCCTACTACTTATTTCCTTTATTGA
- a CDS encoding DUF4907 domain-containing protein — MLKRKVVIVLMVILVAASAFYVANSDMFNKSNPYETEVFSIENGYGYQIKYNAKLLIKQNYIPAINLNKTFCTAKDADRVAHLVSQKLYNKENPQITLENLNQLNVNLNCNN; from the coding sequence ATGCTTAAAAGAAAAGTAGTAATAGTTTTAATGGTAATTTTGGTCGCTGCTAGTGCTTTTTATGTTGCTAATTCGGATATGTTTAACAAATCAAACCCATACGAAACTGAAGTTTTTAGTATTGAAAATGGTTATGGATATCAAATAAAGTACAATGCAAAATTATTGATTAAGCAAAATTATATTCCCGCAATTAATCTAAACAAAACATTTTGTACTGCAAAAGATGCAGATCGAGTAGCACATTTGGTTAGCCAAAAACTATATAATAAAGAAAACCCGCAGATAACGCTAGAAAACTTAAATCAATTAAACGTAAACCTCAACTGCAATAATTAA
- a CDS encoding Kelch repeat-containing protein produces the protein MRNKLKILLGLSVFVGLFASCSSDDDDDERGNWIERSIFDGVPRSNAASFVIDDLGYMGTGYDGDDYLSDFWQFNIEGNYWSQKANFPGTERSSASGMNISGDGYIGSGYDGVDELSDFWKYDVAANSWSQIADFGGGVRRAAVSFGVNGTGYVGTGYDGDNDLKDFWKYTPGNDTWSELVGFGGDKRRDATTFTIDDKVYLGTGISNGSYKTDFWVFDPTTEVWTSLTDLDDDDDYNVVRSNAVGFSMNGLGYIATGYYGGSMTSIWEYDPFNDDWEEITNLEATARQDATAFSTGTRAFVTLGKTGTLYLDDTFEVFPQDDYDDED, from the coding sequence ATGAGAAATAAATTAAAAATCCTTTTAGGTTTAAGCGTTTTTGTAGGTCTATTTGCAAGTTGCAGTAGCGACGATGATGACGATGAAAGAGGAAACTGGATAGAACGCTCTATTTTTGATGGCGTACCAAGAAGTAATGCTGCTAGTTTTGTAATAGACGATTTAGGGTACATGGGTACAGGTTATGATGGTGATGATTATTTAAGTGACTTTTGGCAATTTAATATTGAAGGGAACTACTGGTCTCAAAAAGCAAATTTTCCAGGAACAGAAAGAAGTTCTGCTTCCGGAATGAATATTAGCGGAGATGGTTACATTGGTAGTGGTTATGATGGTGTTGATGAATTAAGTGATTTCTGGAAATACGATGTTGCAGCCAACTCATGGTCGCAAATAGCAGATTTTGGCGGAGGCGTTAGGCGAGCTGCTGTTAGTTTTGGAGTTAACGGAACTGGGTATGTAGGTACCGGTTACGATGGTGATAACGATTTAAAAGATTTCTGGAAATATACACCCGGAAATGATACTTGGAGCGAACTTGTTGGCTTTGGAGGAGACAAAAGAAGAGACGCAACAACCTTTACAATAGATGATAAAGTATATTTAGGTACAGGTATTAGTAATGGTTCTTACAAAACTGATTTCTGGGTTTTTGATCCAACAACAGAAGTTTGGACGAGCTTAACTGATTTGGATGATGACGATGATTATAATGTTGTAAGATCTAATGCTGTTGGTTTTAGCATGAATGGGTTAGGATATATCGCAACAGGATACTACGGTGGTAGTATGACATCAATATGGGAATATGATCCATTTAATGACGATTGGGAAGAAATAACAAATTTAGAGGCTACCGCAAGACAAGATGCTACAGCGTTCTCTACCGGAACTCGTGCTTTTGTAACTTTAGGAAAAACAGGTACCTTATATTTAGATGACACATTCGAAGTGTTCCCTCAGGATGATTATGATGATGAAGATTAA
- a CDS encoding DUF4270 family protein, with protein MNIKQLFSALLFFLSIGVVISCEEDEDLVPVGEDWIKVDTKIYFIDSMTVESSTFKFDSISVSNTSRLLVGSYTDPVFGKVKAKSFMQLAYPFSSISDDAVYDSIALVLNYDNYYYNDTTQTQSIEVFNVLDDIKTDDGYFYNTTTFDVSETSIGSRTFTPYPTKEDSIHVRISDVFGEELYEKIRDNEITTSDEFLNQYQGILVSPDENNTSVLGFSTTSSLRLYYSYDDETEAEESEIIEFSLNSTNSFHNIATDYSGTYFDTLESEETQIASTDTDDNVFTQSGTGLATRIDIPFVERINDIAGTGSILDANLKISIKQNSSTENLFTRDSLSVYLIDRKGDVYGVLTDTSSETVYAVLEDSDEEFETLTYSIPVTYFLNLKLDTTYKDNLYLAIYGQDFNQSVDRYILNGEETPSDDLKLKLELTYAIYED; from the coding sequence ATGAATATTAAACAGCTGTTTTCTGCTCTATTATTTTTCCTAAGTATAGGAGTTGTAATTTCTTGTGAAGAAGATGAAGATCTTGTTCCAGTAGGAGAAGATTGGATTAAGGTAGACACGAAAATCTATTTTATCGATTCTATGACGGTGGAGTCTTCAACCTTTAAATTCGATTCTATTTCAGTTTCAAATACCAGTCGCTTATTAGTTGGCTCTTATACAGACCCTGTTTTTGGGAAAGTAAAAGCTAAAAGTTTTATGCAATTGGCATATCCGTTTTCTAGTATTAGTGATGATGCTGTTTACGATTCTATTGCTTTAGTTTTAAATTATGATAATTACTATTATAATGATACTACACAAACGCAGAGTATTGAGGTGTTTAATGTTTTAGATGATATTAAAACGGATGATGGTTACTTTTATAATACAACAACTTTTGACGTAAGTGAAACATCAATAGGTTCCCGAACTTTTACACCTTACCCAACAAAAGAAGATTCTATTCATGTTAGAATTAGTGATGTTTTTGGTGAAGAATTGTATGAAAAAATTAGAGATAACGAGATTACTACAAGTGATGAGTTTTTAAATCAATACCAAGGGATTTTAGTAAGTCCGGATGAAAATAACACGAGTGTTTTAGGGTTTTCAACTACCAGCTCTTTGCGTTTATATTATTCGTATGATGATGAAACCGAAGCCGAAGAAAGTGAAATTATAGAATTTTCTTTAAATTCTACTAACAGTTTTCATAATATTGCTACCGATTATTCTGGTACTTATTTTGATACACTTGAAAGTGAAGAAACACAGATTGCAAGTACAGATACCGATGATAACGTTTTTACTCAATCTGGAACGGGGCTTGCTACTAGAATTGATATCCCTTTTGTTGAAAGAATAAATGATATTGCTGGAACCGGAAGTATTTTAGATGCTAATTTAAAAATATCTATTAAACAAAATTCATCTACAGAAAACCTTTTTACTAGAGATTCTTTAAGTGTGTATTTAATTGATAGGAAGGGAGATGTTTATGGTGTGCTTACAGATACTTCGAGCGAGACTGTTTATGCTGTTTTAGAAGATAGTGATGAAGAATTCGAAACCTTAACATATTCTATCCCTGTTACTTACTTTTTAAACTTAAAGTTAGATACAACTTATAAAGACAACTTGTATTTAGCCATATACGGACAAGACTTTAACCAATCTGTGGATCGCTATATTTTAAATGGAGAAGAAACTCCGAGCGATGATTTAAAGCTGAAACTAGAATTAACTTATGCTATTTATGAAGATTAA
- a CDS encoding OmpP1/FadL family transporter, translating into MKIKYITLYTFLLIVSSKVYAQSNALSSSPYSLYGLGLTNDIGTGKINGLGKSGIAIPSSTFINNSNPASFGAIPKNSFFYDFGFKGETNTSAEGGSSNSNITANFSNIGIAFPINEKSGFGVTLIPFTSVGYTISGIESYIEGSSDLFITTIDGEGGINDLKINYGYALTNKFRLGLTLSALFGKITETETNYILTNSINSILIEEDNRYSGVRLGAGFQYDITSDTSIGGIINLPTTLGGDAEGTTTVSTSSVYEVIETDSDLDDFKLPLELGFGLQTKIKEAFTVSLDYKKSFWNNTNQSDQIGTFVDQDFFGAGLQFKSRSNQSKFFNRLEYRAGFNYDNGNIEIDNTRISNSALNFGIGVPLKHNSSSMINFSYSYGNKGTISNGLIKENYHLFSINLSLEGIWFQKRKIN; encoded by the coding sequence ATGAAGATTAAATATATAACACTTTATACCTTTTTGCTTATTGTTTCGAGCAAGGTTTACGCGCAATCAAATGCGTTGTCAAGTTCACCGTACTCATTATATGGTTTAGGTTTAACTAACGATATTGGTACAGGAAAAATAAACGGTTTAGGGAAATCTGGAATCGCTATACCATCTAGTACTTTTATAAATAATTCCAATCCAGCATCGTTTGGAGCAATACCTAAGAATTCTTTTTTTTACGATTTTGGTTTTAAAGGTGAAACAAATACTTCTGCGGAAGGGGGAAGCTCTAACTCTAATATTACGGCCAATTTTTCTAATATAGGGATTGCTTTTCCTATTAATGAAAAATCGGGTTTCGGAGTTACATTAATCCCATTTACCAGTGTGGGTTACACTATTTCTGGAATAGAAAGTTATATTGAAGGTAGTAGTGATTTATTTATCACAACTATTGACGGTGAAGGCGGAATCAATGATTTAAAAATAAATTATGGTTATGCTTTAACTAATAAATTTAGATTAGGATTAACGCTTTCTGCTCTTTTTGGTAAAATTACCGAAACAGAAACTAATTATATTCTTACCAATAGTATTAACTCTATTTTAATAGAGGAAGATAATCGTTATTCTGGAGTGCGTTTGGGTGCAGGGTTTCAATATGATATTACGAGCGATACCTCTATTGGTGGGATAATAAATTTACCAACTACTCTTGGAGGAGATGCAGAAGGAACTACTACTGTTAGTACCAGTTCTGTTTATGAAGTTATTGAAACAGATTCTGATCTTGATGATTTTAAGCTACCGTTGGAACTTGGGTTTGGTTTACAAACAAAAATTAAAGAGGCTTTTACAGTAAGTTTAGACTATAAGAAGAGTTTTTGGAATAATACCAATCAATCCGATCAAATAGGAACTTTTGTAGATCAGGATTTCTTTGGAGCAGGTTTGCAATTTAAAAGCAGGAGTAATCAATCGAAATTTTTTAATAGATTGGAATATCGCGCCGGATTTAATTATGATAACGGAAACATTGAGATTGATAATACTCGAATTAGTAATTCTGCTTTAAACTTCGGAATAGGAGTTCCTTTAAAACATAATTCGAGCTCTATGATAAATTTTAGTTACTCTTACGGTAATAAAGGCACAATTTCTAACGGTTTGATAAAGGAAAACTATCATTTGTTTTCAATAAATTTAAGCTTAGAAGGTATTTGGTTTCAAAAACGTAAAATTAATTAA
- a CDS encoding DUF5686 and carboxypeptidase-like regulatory domain-containing protein, whose product MKIKLIIIFFFFGLTSIVAQTKVSGYIFDEYKEPVSFANVLFKGSTQGTITDENGKFYLESGETWSNLIVSFIGYETLDIPLNKKVNYNLNFTLKEEASALGQVLIVTGKQSKKNNPAIDLLRKIWENKRSNGLKQFKQYEYDKYEKVEFDINTIDSALIKSKLFRGMEFVFDQVDTSSVTGKTYLPMFINEAVSTVYGDNIINKEKNDLKGNKNSGFSDNQIIIDFVDDLYNDFNVYDNYLKFFDKSFVSPLSKTGISTYNYVLSDSSFIDNKWCYNIIYYPRRKNELTFKGDFWVADSTYAIKEINMQASKSANINWVKDIYIEQEFEVLNDSLFLVKRDYMMSDFSFSKKEKSRGVYGKRTTLYNNYMFDVEKDKKFYDVEVYNFDKDIYDRDDTFWSENRLENLNKDEQGVYKMLDTLKTVKKFKRLYNLGSILTSGYIEFNSLPLDYGPIFSTFGFNDVEGLRLRAGGRTYFGKNDLWRLEGFMAYGFKDDKFKYGISGKWLIDKKSRLIVSGGNRRDVEQIGASLTTSSDVLGRSLASSSLVGTSTNDKLTSINLTSLAVEAEPWRNVIFRIGGNYRTLESASPTFSLDYNTPDGLESEIKQFESSLSISYFPKRKMTGFGVERLNANDDFARLFTQISRGDKGILDGDFNYTKLQFSYIQPWQIGGFGRLTTTVEAGKTFGEVPLGLLSVIPGNQSYFSIYNTFSQLDYYEFVSDTYTSVHLEHNFNGRLFSRIPFLRKLNLREIVSFRGVIGGLSDENIALNNTGLPNSIPLSAPNKNPYYEYGFGIGNIFKVFRIDFNFRGNYLNETTYPDARKFGITGSFGFNF is encoded by the coding sequence ATGAAAATAAAATTAATTATCATATTTTTCTTTTTTGGATTAACTTCAATTGTAGCGCAAACTAAAGTAAGCGGTTATATTTTTGACGAATATAAGGAACCCGTATCTTTTGCAAACGTTTTGTTTAAAGGATCTACACAAGGAACAATAACAGATGAAAACGGAAAATTCTATCTAGAATCTGGTGAAACTTGGAGTAACCTAATTGTATCTTTTATAGGCTACGAAACCTTAGATATCCCTTTAAATAAAAAGGTTAATTACAATTTAAACTTTACGCTAAAAGAAGAAGCCTCTGCCCTAGGCCAAGTATTAATTGTTACAGGTAAACAATCTAAGAAAAACAATCCTGCCATAGATTTACTTCGTAAAATTTGGGAAAACAAGAGAAGTAACGGCCTAAAACAATTTAAACAATACGAATACGATAAATACGAAAAAGTAGAATTCGATATTAATACCATTGATAGTGCGCTTATAAAAAGTAAACTATTTAGAGGTATGGAATTCGTTTTTGACCAAGTGGACACCTCAAGTGTTACTGGTAAAACCTACTTACCTATGTTTATAAACGAAGCCGTATCTACCGTTTATGGCGACAATATTATAAACAAAGAAAAAAACGATTTAAAAGGAAATAAAAACTCTGGATTTAGCGACAACCAAATTATAATAGATTTTGTTGATGATTTATACAACGATTTTAACGTGTATGATAATTACTTAAAATTCTTTGACAAGAGTTTTGTAAGTCCGCTATCTAAAACAGGAATTAGCACCTATAACTATGTGCTATCCGATAGCTCGTTTATTGACAACAAATGGTGTTATAATATTATTTATTATCCACGCCGTAAAAATGAATTGACTTTTAAAGGTGATTTTTGGGTTGCCGACAGCACCTATGCTATTAAAGAAATTAATATGCAAGCTTCAAAAAGCGCCAATATAAACTGGGTAAAAGATATTTATATTGAACAAGAATTCGAAGTATTAAACGACTCTCTATTTTTAGTAAAACGTGATTATATGATGAGTGATTTCTCTTTCAGTAAAAAAGAAAAATCGCGAGGTGTTTACGGCAAACGTACTACTTTGTACAATAATTATATGTTTGATGTTGAAAAGGATAAAAAATTCTACGATGTTGAAGTTTATAATTTTGACAAAGACATCTACGATCGTGATGACACCTTTTGGTCGGAAAACAGATTAGAAAACTTAAATAAAGATGAACAAGGCGTTTATAAAATGCTAGATACTTTAAAAACCGTTAAAAAGTTTAAGCGTCTCTATAATTTAGGAAGTATATTAACCTCTGGGTATATCGAATTTAATTCGCTACCACTAGATTATGGACCTATATTTTCAACCTTTGGTTTTAACGATGTTGAAGGTTTACGTTTGCGAGCTGGAGGTAGAACTTATTTTGGAAAAAATGATTTATGGCGTTTAGAAGGTTTTATGGCTTATGGCTTTAAAGATGATAAATTTAAATATGGCATATCTGGAAAATGGCTGATAGATAAAAAAAGTCGATTAATTGTTTCTGGTGGAAACAGAAGAGATGTCGAGCAAATTGGAGCCAGTTTAACAACAAGTTCTGATGTTTTAGGACGAAGTTTAGCATCTTCATCTTTAGTGGGCACTAGCACAAACGATAAGCTAACCTCGATTAACTTAACTAGTTTAGCTGTTGAAGCTGAGCCTTGGCGTAATGTTATATTTAGAATAGGTGGAAATTACAGAACGTTAGAATCGGCATCGCCAACCTTTAGTTTAGACTATAATACTCCAGATGGACTAGAATCGGAAATTAAACAATTTGAATCTTCTTTATCGATATCATATTTTCCAAAACGTAAAATGACAGGTTTTGGCGTTGAGCGTTTAAATGCTAACGACGATTTCGCACGTTTATTCACCCAAATATCACGTGGAGACAAAGGTATTCTTGATGGTGACTTTAATTATACAAAACTTCAATTCTCGTACATTCAGCCTTGGCAAATTGGAGGTTTTGGTCGCTTAACAACAACCGTAGAAGCAGGTAAAACCTTTGGCGAAGTTCCATTAGGCTTGTTAAGTGTTATTCCTGGAAATCAATCGTATTTCTCAATATACAATACGTTTTCTCAGCTTGATTATTACGAGTTTGTTTCTGATACTTATACATCGGTGCATTTAGAGCATAATTTTAACGGACGCCTATTTTCAAGGATTCCATTTTTACGCAAATTAAATCTGAGAGAAATTGTGAGTTTTCGTGGCGTTATTGGCGGGTTATCTGATGAGAATATAGCTTTAAACAACACAGGATTACCAAACAGTATACCACTAAGCGCACCAAACAAAAATCCATATTACGAGTATGGATTTGGTATTGGAAATATTTTTAAAGTATTTAGAATTGACTTTAACTTTAGAGGAAATTATTTAAATGAAACCACTTATCCTGATGCCAGAAAATTTGGAATTACAGGAAGTTTTGGATTTAACTTCTAA